A window of Syngnathus typhle isolate RoL2023-S1 ecotype Sweden linkage group LG9, RoL_Styp_1.0, whole genome shotgun sequence genomic DNA:
GATGCTGTCGTGCTTGCATGTGGCTTTGGAGCTCTTCTCTGCATGGCCAAACTAAATGCATAACGCGATTTGGAGCTTTTAGCAATTGTGTCACAATTGTAATTCAAGCTGGCGGAGGATCAAGAACCATCGAGCATGGTGGCGCTCATTTGAAGCGTGGTAAAGCGAGTAAAggttaatgtttacattataaaTAGGATTCGTTGGAGCACGCCCTTGTGAAATGTCACTTCCACAGCGTGAGGCTCATCCTTGCTATTTCACTGAATCAATTGTGATCCTTATCTTACTTTTCAAATAATACCTCTCACTAACTGTGGGTGATTTGGGGCCATAATGGAAAGTCACCGACTCATGAAACAAAGTTTTGACAAAATGAAGCCAAAAAAGCTGTTTATTGCagaaataaagtcagaatttcaTCACCTGTTATTTTACAAGACAGAAGATTCCAAGaaagtttttttaattgtcacaatgttaaaaaaagtaataaaaaattGCTTTAGGTtgaatattgtaaaaaaaattgttaagaATAACATTTAACCATTGATGAGAACATTTAATGAAGCCaaagttaaaataataatatgaaaagaaaaaatagtttcACAAGAATAGAATAATATTATTTTAGCCCAGAAATAAAATACTTGAGAAAAAGCTTTAATTTTACAAGAATAATGTCTGTGTTTTTTGACAAACATCACAAAAACTATGCAACCTAATAAATCACACTGAGAACATTTTGTCAGATTAGTTGGCCACGGTTAGCAAAAGGGAAAGAGGATAGAGGAAGGAAGTAAAAGCAAAGGTGTAGTAAATGTGTGCTTCCGCGCAGGAGTGAATTTTAACTGGCAATGACGTAGATGGATACGCATGAATCATCTCATTGTAATAGACTAAATAATAACTTGAAAGAATTCATTGACTTGATGAATACTTTCTTTGTTCAAACCCTTCTACAGACtttcaatgtctttttttctagCTGTGGCTGTTTGCTTCATTATTAACATATCTAATAGATGCCACATGTTTAATGTCCATCATTCAGCATATCAACTCATGCAGTTTATATAAAGTTTCATCTGTTCTTTGCGTGTCCATTTACTGCTGCCCGTGTAACATAACActaaatctgtgtgtgtgtgtgtggcagtaATGGCGAAGGCAGGAAAAGGACACTGTCAGGCTGCAGCAGTGACTCGGTGAGCGGACCACCCCCGAGCCCGCGCAGGGTCTCGTGGAGACAGAAGATCTTCCTGAGGGTCGCCTCCCCCATGGGCAAGAGCCACATGCAGCAACACTCAGGTCTCTTCAATCACTTTGCCCGACTTAAAAATGCTATATAAGATGCAGGGTTCATTTATCTATTACTTACGGGAAAGCTTTAGGATTTCTGATGCTAGCAGAAAGTTTTAATTATGAGGAAAAAGTTGTCGTTTGATCAGAATGAGTATAAAGGTTTTTAGAATTTAATCTAATACAATTTATGTTCTGCCTGTGCTCGCGTGAGTTTCCTCTGAAATATTACAGAAATAAAGTCACAATATTGGGTGATGTTTCTGCTATTTTATGACACTTGGAACTTAGTAGTGTGGCAGACAAGAAAAAAGTAAACTCTTTTCAAGAACATTATGCAATATCACAATACTGCTAGAAATAGTTGTAATTTTACGAGCATAAAATTGGATACTCTTTAGGCCCTTAAAATAGTccaattaaaattaaatcattGCCCCAATATTTGCTGAAATTAGCTAAAATCACCTCACAATTACCCAGGCAGGTTTGATTCTTACTTTTTTATTCCTCCCCTCATTCATTTAGACCAGTCAGATGCCTGGGAGCTTTTGCCCCTCTCCCCTCGTGGCACACACTCAAGTGTGGACCCTCTAAGTGGCGGAGGTGGTCGCCCCAAAAGAACGGCAGAGGACTACCGGACGTTGTGGAGAACCGCCATCCGTCAGCAGATCCTGCTGCTGCGTATGGAAAAGGAAAACCAGAGGCTGGAAGGTGAGTATTTATGAAACAATGTCCCTTCAGTAACAATGACTTACCAATGGAGGGGTAATTTTGTTAGATGCCAAAACCCCGCCATTTGAAtacgggtgtgtagacttttattGTCACTGTACTATGTTCAACTGCTGTGTGTTGAATGAAACTTCCTGCCTCAGCCATCAGCATGTTCTGAAATAGCCCATGAGCAAATACAGTATCATTCTAAAAAAGTGTTTatacaaaaacatttgttaatCTCTACAAGGAATTtgagtaaataaacaaaacaatatttaaGGAAATATAGTTTTATTTATGAACATTCATACACAAACATGTAAAAGTACAACCGATAATTTAATTCCACACACTTTCAATGCACTGTATATTATTCTGCAGTATGTGTAAAACTACCAACACaagtctttctttgtttttgACATCACTGCTGTGAATAACGTTTCAATAGAAGGTAAGAAGCATAAACTGAGTCCTCAGGGATgaagacatgttttttttttggggttttttgcaTGGCTTTGGAATCAATGTTGTTCTCTTGAGCTGTTGGGTTCTCTTGCTGGCATCTTGTATGGTGTTATTTTTTGATTACCTCGAGGACTTAAGCATAAAGCTGATGGTTATTTATTGTGGCTTTTCATGTCCACATGCGATTCCTGTGGTGATTCATGTTGAGATGTGTCAGGAATTGCATCCATGTTAACAGTGGAAGCTCTATGGCTCAGGGGACACCAAATTTGTTAGGATTTTATTTCGATTTGCTTTTTATTCGAAATGACATAGCTGTAGAAATAATCCGTACAGGTAAATCCTAAAAAGTTATATCGGGACTTGATGTTGTTTACTCTTAATCAGAAATGTATGACAAAATGGTGTTGTATGACCCAAAATAGAATTGTAATCATAATTAATCTCAAGAAAAGCTTGTAAAAGAAAGTAAATATTTCACATGAAAAAGTTTTAATATTCTTATAATAAAGTTAAAACACTGCGCCAAATAATTGTacttgtatatatataaatttgtgAGTGTATGAGAAAACGTTTGATGATTATAAAGTTAATATGTAAtttaataattgattgattAGCTGTATAGTATTTTATGAGAGTAGTTGTaatattgtgaaaaaaaatattctgaacATTAAGTTACaatattacaagaaaaaaaatatcatgtGAAAAAGTTGTAATTTTCAGTTTCGCACTTTTCCCCGGAATTCTGACTtaagaggttccactgtatctGGCTGTTGggaatctgtgctctttattTTCTGGTGTGCAGAAATGGGCTCAAACATTAAATGCTAACTGATGTAACTAGCAATCGTGAATTAACCTACTGTGTATCTTTCTGCTTAGCGAGTCGGGATGAGCTGCATATTCGCAAGATGAAGCTGAGCTACCAGGAAGTGGGCCTCGACTCCCAGGAGCTGCAGGCCTTGTGGGAGAAAAAACTGACGGCACCGGGCAGAACGACCGTTCGGCAGGATCAGGAGGATCTCTACCGTGCACTCTGCCAAGGTGAGGCATCAACAATGGATATTATTCATTCAAACCGGAACCTGGCACAAGTCTGTTGGAGTTCATGCACAAATTGCCATTGTGCTCAGGTGTTCCCAAAAGTCGTCGCGGGGAGGTATGGTTGCTGCTCTGCCACCAGCACCGCTTGTCTCGCAGACATACTCAGCGCCAGCAAGCTGCTGACACGCCATACAGAGATCTGTTGAAGCAGCTCACCGCACAGCAACACGCTATTCTGGTGGATTTAGGTGAGTAACAGCTATCAGTAGAGCACATCGCAGTGGGAACATATGAGTGATGCAGCGCTGTACTTCAGGTCGGACTTTCCCCAACGTCGAGTACTTCTCAGCCCAGCTGGGTGCTGGGCAACTTTCTCTCTACAACCTGCTCAAAGCCTACTCTCTGCTGGACACTGAGGTATATTGaatcctgaattttttttttactaataaaACCCAAAACACAAGTCAACtgggagtaccgtattttccgcactataaggcgcaccggattataaggcgcaccttcaatgaatggcccattttaaatcgcgaaatagtgaaaacaataacaatatatcaataactcaacgttgctcaaacgttaatatcacacaacacacaaaataaacacgtaaagcttactttaataaattagtcttcatccacgaatccatatttgtccatatataaggcgcaccggattataaggcgcacttttgagaaaattggaggtttttaagtgtgccttatagtgcggaaaatacggtactaatcGTCGGCATTGATCGATGCGGTTTTAGTAGCAACGCAAACACGCATAGACAGGCAGAAATGGATTAATGACATGTAATTTAATTTCAGTGGGGACATTTATTTCAGATGAGAATATTTTGAGTTTGGCGGTTGCGCCTCTAATTATATAACATCACTGAATGTTGCTCGATATATGTGCGTACAGGTGGGCTACTGTCAGGGCGTCAGCTTTGTGGCTGGCGTGCTGCTGCTACACATGAGCGAGGAGCAGGCCTTCGACACACTCAAGTTCCTCATGTATGACCTTGGCATCAGACGCCAGTACAAGCCCGACATGATCTCTCTGCAGGTGAGCGCACCGCAAATTCCTACTTTGATCCTCACAGATTTGATTTACAAGCTTGTAACCATGGAAACCTGTGTGTAATCAGGTGAAGTAACAGTCATAAAAAAATGAGAATGAAGAAACAAAGGAACATACTATGTAATACTTGTTATAGCTATTTTAaatataatgatgataataattcaggatgaaaggtttttttttttgcaagaacaGCTTTGTTTGCAAAAAATAGTTTGGATTTCCAGTGCACGAAAATTGAAATACTGCTTCCTTTTTATGACAGTAGTCCCTTTGCAGTACACTACATGTGTGTGTTGCCCTATCCCATTAGGCTGCAAACATTTGTTCACCCCCCTAAGCGCGACCACACCTTCAAGCGGACATAGTTAGCTGTCTCGTTTAAACATCAGCTGACATTTGTGGGTCCTGTGAAAACATCAGCAGGCACGCTAATGTTTAACGCTACCACAACTTCCTGTTTAACGTCTCTTGAGGACACAAGGCACCTGTGCAGGACGGTAAAGGGCATTTTTATACTTTTTCTCGTACGGTTTTACCGTCAGGTTGACTTCTTCTAATGCACTGAGAGCAAACACGGTGCATGCCTCAGCAAGCCTCTCCTGCTTGGAATCGTTCAGCGACTACAATGGCTCGCATTGTTCCCTTTAATCTGCCCTTTACAAATCcaaatattgtttatttttctgtgtTGCGTCACGTtttgtaatgtgtgtgtgtgtgtgttgtgcaaaGATCCAGATGTACCAGCTCTCCAGATTGCTGCACGACTACCACCGTGACTTGTACAATCACCTGGAGGAGTACGAAATCTGCCCAAGCCTGTATGCCGCGCCGTGGTTCCTCACGCTTTTTGCCTCGCAGTTCCCCCTTGGCTTTGTCTCGCGCGTCTTTGGTAcgttattttaattattaatcaAATTGTAGCTTCACTGTCCTGTTAATGTTTAATATTGTGTGGAGGTGAAAAGTAACCAAATACAATATTGCTAGTTTATTAACAGCAGCTGATTGATGTCCACCCAAAGAGGTTTGTTGTTGTCTGTAGATGCCACAAGgtgttgaccttttttttaaatttttttttattattattagacaaTTTTCTATGTATGGCCTAACTAAATGGGAGCTCCTCCCCTGACTTCAACATAGTTACTTGGCATCAAAACAATATGTTGATATTTAACATTATTTTTCAGAAAATACCAGCAGACAGGTTTGCTAACAAAGCTCAGAATAGGCAAATGTGTTAATAACAGACCACGAATAAGTAGAAATTAATTATGTAGTGTTTTGTTTAATATACGTATGTTGAAATAAATTTCTCCGATGGCTTTACTTGATgagtatttataaataaatgcataattATTACCCCtctctacttttttttattcacacaaGCAAGTTGAATATTAGTTGGTTGTACACCTTTAGTTCACAACCTTTGCAAAGCAACAGCAACATGTTTTAACAGTATAAAAGTCAAGCCAATATTAGGAAGCTTTTAAACAACAAAACGCATTGTgacacaatttgtttttcttcctggtAGTGCTAGacaatataatatttattttatttatttataagtaaataataataatagtaaactAGTTTGTCTTCAAGtaagctttttttgttgttttgccagCTAATCAAAGGGTggtacatgtacacacacacacacacacacacctacaggGTTTTGTTCTAATTTAGGTACAATTTGAATGCTGACACACATTATCTTTTTTTCCAGACTTTTTGTTTGTCCAGGGCTCAGAGGTCATCTTCAAAGTAGCCCTGTGCCTACTTAGCAACCACCAGGGGGAGATAGTGGAATGCGATAGCTTCGAGAGTATTGTGGACTACCTGAAGACTACTCTTCCCAGCCTCACACAGGTTCAGATGGAGCTGACCATTGCTAAGGTGATGATGCCTTTGGTGTCTTTTATACTGTTTGCCTCAGTTTCAAATGGTCAAAATGtgtattcagtttttttttttgtgtgcatcaATGTAAACAGTAGGAAAAGCATTATGGATTGCAATTCAACCATAATTAAGAACACAATTTGTGCTATATTCCTGAATAATCATCACTGAATCTACTGTTGCATGTCACACTGTGTAACACATTTCTGGTCGCCAGGTCACGGAGATGGACATCTCCAAGCAGCTGCATGCGTACGAGGTGGAGTATCACGTGctgcaagacgaggtggccgacgGCGGCGCTACGCCCAACGACTCGGAACGCTTGGACAAGCTGGAGAAGACCAACGCGCAGCTCAAGAAGCAGAACATGGAGCTGCTGGAGAAACTTCAGGTAAACAATTTGTTTTGATAGCTGTGGCTATCTCAGACTTCCTGTAGATGGCAGTGTAACAAAActttcaaaaagaaacaaaggctGCATGTTCAGAACATTGAAAAGACATCGGGATAATTGAGCTGTTTTATAATAGTCAATATTGTATGATGCAATATCATAGCAGCACGCTTTGATTGCGGTTTTGCATGTCTTTCTCACATTTAACAGGGGTTCAACTGCCCCccctaaagttttttttttttgtatttggcaATGATTATTCTAGCAAatgctccggtttcctcccacattccaaagatatgcatggtaggccgattgaccactccaaattgtccgtaggtgtgattgtgaatgGTTACTTGTCTATGTGTGGCCAGTACACTCCTGATATTGCACATTGAACATATTTCATCACAGTACATATGGTGAATAGGTACAGTAATTAGATTAGTAAGATTAGGCTTGTCCTGTGAAAGTAAGGAATTGttaagtttttctttttgctttggACAATTATTTTACATAATATACATTAGAAGCGTCATGGTTCTTGGTTGACCCGTCCCCCCCAACCATCTCGCAAATTTTTAGGCAATGGTTAATGATTGGTATAATGATTGAAGGCTACGGTTTGATGCTTGGCTTGTTCCTctcctgtgtggcgtttgcatgttttgCCCGTGCTTCTGAGGCtttgcttcctcccacattccaaaaaacgtGCATGCGAGGCTCACTGCAGACTCTTAAATGGTCCAAAGTTGTGAACGTGAGTTGGAATGAGTGCTTGTCTATATTTGCCCTGGCCACCGCTCGAGGCCCCGCCTCTTGAACAAAGCCAGCTGGGTTGGGTTCCAGCTCACCCTCGACCCAAATAAGGAGAATCaccatagaaaatggatggatggaggcatGCATAGATGGAAATATTCAAGAACACCATCCTGCTGTGATATTTTAACCAGGCAGCCCGGCAGAAGATCCAAACCCTGGAAACCAACGTGGAGAGTTTCCTGTCCCGTGAGAGTAAGTTGAAGCACGTGATCCGCACGCTGGAGCAGGAGAGGTCGGCTCACCAGAAGACCATCGAGCGCATGCGCTCTTGCCTCCCGTCTGATGTACTCACCGACGTAGAGATGACCCACATcaagacggcggcggcggcggcacccgACGCAAAAGCCAAAGCCTGTGCCAAGAAGCCTTGATGGGCAAAAGTGTACAGGGACACACAGAGACGTGTAGACGGACTCCAGTTCTGGTCCTCACTACACCACTGACACATTGGTCTGGTTTTTGGGATAGGACAGTGGAACCTCCAAGGTCCGTACCCACAGGAAATTGTGAAACTCGAAAAAAATAACCCTGGGACTATCGAAACATTTCATTACTGTCCAAGTGCTTCAAGCCacaatttcatttgaatttgaattGTGACGTGCTAAGGAACTACCCCCATTGATAAACCAGCGTACATCTTCAGGCCGAATAATGAACCTGTATGTATCattgacgaaaaaaaaaaaaaaaagcacaatatcCTACGGAGATTGTTGAAAGTAACACTCGCTTCTCTTACAAATGGCTTTGCTTTTTATCCACTTGAAAGGTTTTGCTGTtgttgaatgtctttttcgTCCAAAGAGATGATTTCGTTTTTCATTTCCAGAAAAGCGACTTGAACTTTTCAGAGCATCGTCTTCTCATTAGGAGGAAGTGTCTCTTTCTAAAACTCAGACAGGATGTGAGGTCGTCTGCCTCCTCGGTTTCCTGTGTGACTGACCGCAGTGTCGCTTCCCCGGCAGAACCCaatcaaagaaaacatttgaggtGGAGGACTTCAAACTGAATGTCCTCTTTGGCTGTTTTTGTCAAAGCAACACTTTTTCTCATGCTCACCTCGCAAGGGGATGAGCGTCATAACGCGAGCTGACAACTTGGTCAGTTGTGTGGAGTTTATCGTTGATGTCTTGAGGCAATAGTCCAAATGGAGCGCTGTTGATTTCACTTTCAACCAGTTTGCTGCCTTCATTGTGATGTCAGCTGTGGCCGACATCCACActgcaacaaaagcaacttttttGCTTAATACAGATATCGGAATTGATTTCTCAAACAGTTGTCCCGTTAAAATTAGGCGGTACTAATTCACTCTTCAGAACTTTTTCTGTCTAAAGAAGTCAtcaaaacgtaaaaaaaaaaaatcttttattttcCATTGACTTGGCTTTTGTTAGAAATATTGAACAAATTACttttatcttaaaaaaaaaaaagtttgtcggaacatttttgcttttttggggagggggcaGGAGGCGTGTGGgagctttttccattaattacagtttccgaaaaaaaaaatagaacaaatgTTACCGTTATATCATTACATTTCCCCCCCGTCAGATTTATTTTCATAACagtatggctttttttttttttacttagaaGACAAAAGTAAACTGAAGTGACTGAAACCGATAGAGGTGCTGTTATTTTGACTAGTTTGCTGTCTTAAAAAAATCTATTGTGACCATCAGCTGTGGCCTAAATACTACAGTTTTCCGTGGTCATACTGTATGTACATGTTTTGTTCtttgcaattttcttttttttacgctGTTGCAGGTGTATTGATGTCATGTTGTTGCAGTGTGCCGATGTGCTTGTTATGTTTCCTTTTCACGCAGGCTGCGTTGTTGCAATATAAAGTGCCACCAGGTTTGACTCACCCATCCTGACTCAGAACGATACATTGCCGAAATGAAAGCACATTTGATTCCGTCGGTCAGCCTCCTCTTTCTTGTGCACATTTGTTACTTTCTATTCTCAATTTGAAGTGCCGCAAATGTTTGAtcgagtggttttttttttccctggggGGGGTCGCATGTATgttcaacagcactttgcatcaCATTCATCTCAACTTTGTGCTACGGTTTGACGGAAATTGTAATTGAGAAaccaaagagatttttttttggggggttgggtattttgtattttctgtGGGATTCTAATTTGAAAGCCAAAATATTTGTCCCTTTGGGGAATTTACGAATGATTTTGTGTTGGAATGAGTGTTTTGACACTTGttaattgaaatgtttttctctcaagattttgcaatttgcaaaataatacaactttttttctctcaatattTCAACATTTCTCTATtgaattgcaatgtttttcttggAAAGATAATAACCAGTGACTTTACGAGGACACATTTCTTTCTACTGATATATCACTTACATTCATTCATATACAattactatttaaaaaaaaaaaaaagagattttttgAAGCAATGATAAGATCCTCCCTTTTGTTTACAGAAGGTGCTGTCCGtcaaacattttgactttttttttttttttcttaagacaTTTTAAAGATGACTTCTATGTCTCCATGAAGGCTACATTAAAGCAGAGACTCACAAATCCAATAAACCTCACTTCGCTTGGTCCCGATAACCTTAGTATATAATAACATGCTCACTTTATTCCTCTATAATTTAACACTTTGCCATGGTAGACTAACACTAAAAGGCTCTCTGTGTGGAGTTGTATGATTATGTGAAAGAGCAGTGGTTGCTTCACCTTGCAAGTCTATTTAAAGACTTTATAAATGGAATGTTTTAATACCAACCTTACTCACTGAATGTGTAAATCgtggatttctttttaaaacaacaTGGCATAGTTGGCATGTCGTGTCAATAAGTACATCTCTGAGGCCGTTTGAAAATCGGTTGTGTTGAGCAATCTAGTTAGTTTAAAGTCCATGGTCCATTGACTGCAATATTAAGAGTGATCGACCAGTCCTGTGTCAAAACGGGCACCCTGTGATAACGGCACTTCTGATTGGCTCAAATTTCTAGAAACGTTCTTGTACCTAATATGGTATTTTCATctttaaatgacattttcccACTTTACACTTGCTGCTTTGTATTTGTACGAGTGAAACTTTTCACTCGGGAAAATGTCACTCCTCTCTTTAGAATTATGACTGTTCTCATAAGATTTCAATTTACAACTGTGGGAGGGGAAATGCATCTTGAAACGGGGAACACTTGTTTTTGCCAGATTGTCTGTATCTTTAGCTTCCTCTCCTGTGATAGGATGTAAAGCATGTTGACTAGCATGAGTGCCCCAAGGCAGCAAGGGTCTCTGTCAGACAACACCCCTCCCCCCTGTAGGAGGGTCTGACCGGTAATGCGCTGCCCGCCGTCAGCCAAGCCTGGAGCTCGTCATGCATCCAGATGACCGCCAACCGGCAGCCTATCGCACACTAAAAACAAAGGAAGCCACATTCCTTGCGTATTCCCACACGAGCGCACATCCTGGAGCAAGGGAAGAGCGGGACACCGGGGTGGAGGAGTGGGGGCTGGCTGGGGGTCCGATGGGGATTGACTGGGAACGACTTCTGATGCCGAGCGTCTTATCAGCCTTGTTTGCGCACTTTCCCCTCCCCAAAATCCTCACCCTTTCAATCCATCTGCTTGATCTGAAATCGTGTTGGGAAGATGAAGCATTGCTGCTGAAgggttgttgt
This region includes:
- the tbc1d4 gene encoding TBC1 domain family member 4 isoform X3, which codes for MGKSHMQQHSDQSDAWELLPLSPRGTHSSVDPLSGGGGRPKRTAEDYRTLWRTAIRQQILLLRMEKENQRLEASRDELHIRKMKLSYQEVGLDSQELQALWEKKLTAPGRTTVRQDQEDLYRALCQGVPKSRRGEVWLLLCHQHRLSRRHTQRQQAADTPYRDLLKQLTAQQHAILVDLGRTFPNVEYFSAQLGAGQLSLYNLLKAYSLLDTEVGYCQGVSFVAGVLLLHMSEEQAFDTLKFLMYDLGIRRQYKPDMISLQIQMYQLSRLLHDYHRDLYNHLEEYEICPSLYAAPWFLTLFASQFPLGFVSRVFDFLFVQGSEVIFKVALCLLSNHQGEIVECDSFESIVDYLKTTLPSLTQVQMELTIAKVTEMDISKQLHAYEVEYHVLQDEVADGGATPNDSERLDKLEKTNAQLKKQNMELLEKLQAARQKIQTLETNVESFLSRESKLKHVIRTLEQERSAHQKTIERMRSCLPSDVLTDVEMTHIKTAAAAAPDAKAKACAKKP
- the tbc1d4 gene encoding TBC1 domain family member 4 isoform X4, with product MKLSYQEVGLDSQELQALWEKKLTAPGRTTVRQDQEDLYRALCQGVPKSRRGEVWLLLCHQHRLSRRHTQRQQAADTPYRDLLKQLTAQQHAILVDLGRTFPNVEYFSAQLGAGQLSLYNLLKAYSLLDTEVGYCQGVSFVAGVLLLHMSEEQAFDTLKFLMYDLGIRRQYKPDMISLQIQMYQLSRLLHDYHRDLYNHLEEYEICPSLYAAPWFLTLFASQFPLGFVSRVFDFLFVQGSEVIFKVALCLLSNHQGEIVECDSFESIVDYLKTTLPSLTQVQMELTIAKVTEMDISKQLHAYEVEYHVLQDEVADGGATPNDSERLDKLEKTNAQLKKQNMELLEKLQAARQKIQTLETNVESFLSRESKLKHVIRTLEQERSAHQKTIERMRSCLPSDVLTDVEMTHIKTAAAAAPDAKAKACAKKP
- the tbc1d4 gene encoding TBC1 domain family member 4 isoform X5 gives rise to the protein MFNATTTSCLTSLEDTRHLCRTIQMYQLSRLLHDYHRDLYNHLEEYEICPSLYAAPWFLTLFASQFPLGFVSRVFDFLFVQGSEVIFKVALCLLSNHQGEIVECDSFESIVDYLKTTLPSLTQVQMELTIAKVTEMDISKQLHAYEVEYHVLQDEVADGGATPNDSERLDKLEKTNAQLKKQNMELLEKLQAARQKIQTLETNVESFLSRESKLKHVIRTLEQERSAHQKTIERMRSCLPSDVLTDVEMTHIKTAAAAAPDAKAKACAKKP